The following are encoded in a window of Streptomyces griseiscabiei genomic DNA:
- a CDS encoding DUF6308 family protein — protein MISPGGALLSPLGQRLSELLSAERVVGDLRRYFGIGVPPGGMPFTGSRFEHLAGGGDRLEVADRITAEDLVAVQTLSVTVPASVALDVLEGPLGARLSGLLQAVPRDIDMADAEEAVVADGSPADRAWHLLRDQPDVGWVIAGKLLARKRPRLIPVYDRVVRCAVGRPPSFWLALHAALREDDGAAHRRLLELRQAAGVPETVSALRVCDVAVWMGHRAEGHACPR, from the coding sequence ATGATCTCTCCCGGTGGAGCGTTGCTGTCCCCGTTGGGGCAGCGGTTGAGCGAACTGCTGAGTGCCGAGCGTGTCGTTGGTGATCTGCGGCGTTACTTCGGCATAGGTGTGCCGCCCGGCGGGATGCCGTTCACCGGGAGCCGGTTCGAGCATCTGGCGGGTGGGGGAGACCGTCTGGAGGTCGCCGATCGGATCACGGCGGAGGACCTGGTCGCGGTGCAGACCCTGTCGGTCACCGTTCCAGCGTCTGTCGCGCTGGATGTCCTGGAGGGCCCACTCGGCGCGCGGTTGTCCGGCCTGCTGCAGGCCGTTCCGAGGGACATCGACATGGCTGATGCGGAGGAGGCTGTCGTGGCCGACGGTTCGCCGGCGGACAGGGCCTGGCACCTCCTTCGTGACCAGCCCGACGTCGGATGGGTGATCGCGGGGAAGCTTCTGGCGCGCAAGCGCCCGCGGTTGATCCCGGTCTACGACCGCGTCGTTCGCTGCGCCGTCGGCCGGCCGCCGTCCTTCTGGCTCGCTCTCCATGCCGCGCTGCGCGAGGACGACGGCGCTGCGCACCGTCGGTTGCTCGAGCTGCGCCAGGCCGCGGGGGTACCGGAGACGGTGAGTGCGCTGCGGGTATGCGACGTGGCGGTGTGGATGGGGCACCGGGCGGAGGGTCACGCCTGTCCTCGCTGA
- a CDS encoding SDR family oxidoreductase, with protein MILVTGATGNTGSALLRELHARGVEPLRGLTRNRARAEFPDGVEAVEGDFAEPESLKPALDGVRSLFLVSRLGSDADIIEAARRAGVGHVVLVSSITVQTHPHLGPAGENLAVERLLKDSGMAWTILRPTQFASNALMWAESIRDHGTVRAPYADTGLPTIHPADIASVARVALTEPGHRGRTYALTGPESVTARQQVEVIGATLGRHVPFIEISRQEAHLPMAAVFGVEAADAVLDVTGGDINDQLLLVRDTVSRLTGSPARPFQQWAAENADSFR; from the coding sequence ATGATCCTCGTGACCGGAGCCACCGGAAACACAGGCAGTGCACTGCTGAGGGAGTTGCACGCACGGGGTGTGGAGCCGTTGAGAGGGCTCACCCGTAACCGTGCACGGGCCGAGTTCCCCGACGGGGTCGAGGCTGTCGAGGGTGACTTCGCGGAGCCGGAGTCGTTGAAGCCCGCTCTGGACGGGGTGCGCTCGCTGTTCCTTGTGTCGCGTCTGGGCTCGGATGCCGACATCATCGAAGCCGCCCGGCGGGCGGGTGTCGGGCACGTGGTGCTGGTGTCGTCCATCACCGTCCAGACCCATCCGCATCTGGGCCCCGCCGGCGAGAACCTCGCGGTCGAGCGGCTGCTCAAGGACAGCGGCATGGCCTGGACGATCCTGCGGCCGACACAGTTCGCCTCGAACGCCCTGATGTGGGCGGAGTCGATTCGCGACCACGGGACGGTCCGCGCGCCGTATGCGGACACCGGGCTGCCCACGATCCACCCCGCGGACATCGCTTCGGTGGCGCGGGTGGCCCTGACGGAGCCAGGCCACCGGGGACGGACATATGCGCTGACCGGCCCGGAGTCGGTGACCGCCCGGCAGCAGGTCGAGGTCATCGGGGCAACGCTCGGGCGACATGTGCCCTTCATCGAGATCAGTCGGCAGGAGGCCCACCTTCCGATGGCCGCCGTCTTCGGGGTCGAGGCCGCGGACGCGGTGCTCGACGTCACGGGCGGAGACATCAACGACCAGCTGCTGTTGGTGCGCGACACGGTTTCACGGCTCACTGGCTCCCCCGCCAGACCGTTCCAGCAGTGGGCTGCGGAGAACGCCGACTCCTTCCGCTGA
- a CDS encoding glycosyltransferase family 2 protein: MATAETSWREVMPLGIAGAFVWGLWLYRAVLSRFAKPVVNNYRTTVSVVVPAYREDADILLDCLDTWLEQDPAEVIIVPDVEDTEVLRRLAQVRDPRVRVLAFEHRGKRSALGVGIRAATSELVVLVDSDTRWEPGLLAAVQMPFIDPEVGGVGTQQNVYQRRTSVWRRIADWLVNLRYYDYVPAMGRAGAVACLSGRTAAYRRAAIEPVLENLENEFFLGRRCVAGDDGRLTWLVLASGYKTVHQSSARAISMFPSSFRAFVKQRVRWSRNSYRCYLTALYKGWLWRVPMVTKITVLQILLTPVTMGMALGYLLFSRLELTGRGVVLVLIWLVVGRGIRGYSHLRRHPQELLLLPLLALVVIMISLPIKLFAFLTMNKQGWLTRTSDSIGGEGQNSASLGGTSRTATATWPEVQQS; the protein is encoded by the coding sequence ATGGCCACCGCCGAGACGTCATGGCGTGAAGTGATGCCGCTGGGTATCGCCGGCGCTTTCGTCTGGGGCCTGTGGCTCTATCGGGCGGTGCTCTCCCGGTTCGCCAAGCCTGTGGTGAACAACTACCGGACCACGGTGTCCGTGGTGGTCCCGGCCTACCGGGAGGACGCGGACATTCTGCTGGACTGCCTGGACACCTGGCTGGAACAGGATCCGGCCGAGGTCATCATCGTCCCGGACGTGGAGGACACGGAAGTCCTGCGCAGGCTGGCGCAGGTGAGGGATCCCCGGGTCCGGGTGCTGGCGTTCGAGCACCGCGGCAAGCGGTCGGCGCTGGGGGTGGGTATCCGGGCGGCGACGAGCGAGCTCGTGGTGCTGGTGGACTCGGACACCCGGTGGGAGCCGGGGCTGCTGGCCGCCGTCCAGATGCCGTTCATCGATCCCGAGGTCGGCGGTGTCGGTACTCAGCAGAACGTCTACCAGCGCCGGACCAGCGTCTGGCGGCGTATCGCCGACTGGCTGGTCAACCTCCGCTACTACGACTACGTCCCGGCGATGGGCCGTGCCGGCGCCGTGGCCTGTCTGTCCGGCCGGACGGCCGCCTACCGGCGGGCCGCGATCGAGCCCGTGCTGGAGAACCTGGAGAACGAGTTCTTCCTGGGCCGGCGTTGCGTGGCCGGTGACGACGGACGGCTGACCTGGCTGGTGCTGGCCTCCGGGTACAAGACCGTGCACCAGTCCTCGGCACGGGCCATCTCGATGTTCCCCTCGTCCTTCCGCGCCTTCGTCAAGCAGCGGGTGCGCTGGAGCAGGAACTCCTACCGCTGCTATCTGACCGCCCTGTACAAGGGCTGGCTGTGGCGGGTTCCCATGGTCACCAAGATCACCGTGCTGCAGATCCTGCTGACGCCGGTGACGATGGGCATGGCGCTCGGGTACCTGTTGTTCAGCCGCCTGGAGCTGACCGGCCGGGGTGTGGTCCTCGTGCTGATCTGGCTGGTCGTGGGTCGTGGCATCCGCGGCTACTCCCATCTGCGCAGACATCCACAGGAATTGCTGCTGCTCCCTCTGCTGGCCCTCGTCGTCATCATGATCTCGTTGCCGATCAAGCTGTTCGCCTTCCTCACCATGAACAAGCAGGGCTGGCTGACCCGCACCAGCGACAGCATCGGCGGCGAAGGACAGAACTCGGCGTCCCTCGGTGGGACGTCGCGGACCGCCACGGCCACGTGGCCGGAGGTGCAGCAGTCGTGA
- a CDS encoding TetR/AcrR family transcriptional regulator: MTGAAGRRGRPRDATRDRALLDATLAVLGESGYGGLTTAAVAARAGVSTATLYRRWPSKEVLVVAAAAAYAQELTAATDTGTLEGDLRALLRDKAASMTGKEGGVLRSLIAEAAHNVPLAEALTSSFVTPVRQRTVEIVRHAVARGEIPPVENADLLGDLVIGPMMSRFFLTPLMPDDVDAASAAETADRLLPFLLRAVGGTEQP; this comes from the coding sequence ATGACCGGGGCGGCCGGGCGCCGGGGGCGCCCTCGCGACGCCACCCGAGACCGGGCGTTGCTGGACGCGACACTGGCCGTCCTGGGCGAGAGCGGTTACGGGGGGCTCACCACCGCCGCCGTAGCTGCCCGCGCCGGAGTGTCCACCGCCACCCTCTACCGCCGCTGGCCCTCCAAGGAGGTCCTGGTCGTCGCCGCCGCCGCGGCCTATGCCCAGGAACTCACGGCGGCCACGGACACCGGCACCCTCGAAGGGGATCTGCGCGCTCTGCTCCGGGACAAGGCCGCCTCCATGACCGGCAAGGAGGGAGGGGTACTGCGGTCCCTGATCGCCGAGGCCGCCCACAACGTGCCTCTGGCCGAGGCGCTCACCAGCAGTTTCGTGACGCCCGTGCGCCAACGTACGGTGGAGATCGTGCGCCACGCGGTGGCCCGGGGTGAGATCCCACCGGTCGAGAACGCCGACCTCCTCGGCGACCTGGTGATCGGCCCCATGATGAGCAGGTTCTTCCTCACCCCGCTGATGCCGGACGACGTGGACGCGGCGTCCGCCGCGGAGACGGCCGACCGCCTGCTGCCCTTCCTCCTGCGCGCCGTCGGGGGCACAGAACAGCCCTGA
- the tpg gene encoding telomere-protecting terminal protein Tpg, translating into MERCCHRRGAGKYARADVAAKIDDAVRQQWQPQVRKRRQQHATTGGGITVETRARFGYTAPIGTTDDGRFRRLTVHLPSSRPTHNACSFVVTEVGGPLLYRES; encoded by the coding sequence GTGGAGCGTTGCTGTCACCGGCGCGGCGCCGGCAAGTACGCCCGCGCCGACGTCGCCGCGAAGATCGACGACGCGGTCCGGCAGCAATGGCAGCCCCAGGTCCGCAAGCGCCGACAGCAGCACGCCACCACCGGCGGCGGGATCACTGTGGAGACCCGGGCCCGCTTCGGCTACACCGCGCCCATCGGCACGACCGACGACGGACGCTTCCGGCGCCTCACCGTCCACCTCCCCTCCTCCCGGCCTACGCACAACGCCTGTTCGTTTGTTGTCACCGAGGTCGGCGGCCCTCTCCTTTACCGGGAATCTTGA
- a CDS encoding helix-turn-helix domain-containing protein, whose protein sequence is MESSEASHALAQLRQRLRERAGTEDLSPGKLSSRTHRGRTTISNALNDRHDRPSWNTVAAIAKALRFSEEEISALHELWERADPKRSEPPLQPSPALSADAVAPRSPSRTRPRTWLIAAAAGTAVLAVGIPLWLSGSFSADDKDPSSKEPSHAASSGSESVPLTFVADAPSWQCGDAVVVPGSVGASQMVPGPRPTDGVSTSKTGLGFTVQGRDGQTVTLLGLSVEVVSRHEPLRGTRVPVVCQGDPPNRNLFVDLDQTRPQVVKAAPRAGDGGSASDTGWPYTVSGSDPEHFVVRPSTRAHDVTFTLRLKWAWNGERGELRIDDQGKPFRTTADGRATWLCPDASSTRLVPLKDGKTCAS, encoded by the coding sequence ATGGAGAGCAGTGAGGCGAGTCATGCGCTGGCGCAGCTGCGGCAGCGGCTCCGAGAAAGAGCCGGTACCGAAGACCTGAGCCCCGGCAAGTTGAGCAGCCGGACGCATCGGGGCAGAACGACGATCAGCAACGCCCTCAACGACCGTCACGATCGGCCTTCGTGGAACACCGTCGCCGCGATCGCGAAGGCGCTGCGCTTCAGCGAGGAGGAGATCTCGGCGCTGCACGAGTTATGGGAACGCGCAGACCCAAAGAGATCGGAGCCGCCCCTCCAGCCGTCTCCAGCACTTTCCGCAGACGCCGTTGCGCCGAGGTCGCCGTCCCGAACAAGGCCGCGTACATGGCTCATTGCTGCCGCAGCGGGCACAGCTGTGCTGGCCGTCGGTATCCCGCTTTGGCTGAGCGGCTCCTTCAGCGCCGACGACAAGGACCCTTCCTCCAAGGAGCCTTCGCACGCCGCTTCGTCCGGCTCGGAATCGGTGCCCCTGACGTTCGTGGCAGATGCTCCGAGTTGGCAGTGCGGCGACGCTGTCGTGGTTCCCGGGTCCGTCGGTGCCTCGCAGATGGTTCCCGGTCCCCGGCCGACGGATGGCGTCTCGACGTCGAAGACGGGCCTGGGTTTCACGGTTCAGGGAAGGGACGGACAGACCGTGACCCTCCTCGGCCTGTCGGTGGAGGTGGTCTCCCGGCACGAGCCGCTACGAGGAACCCGGGTGCCCGTGGTGTGTCAGGGCGATCCACCCAATCGCAACCTCTTCGTGGACCTTGACCAGACACGTCCCCAGGTGGTCAAAGCCGCCCCCCGCGCAGGGGACGGGGGCAGCGCGTCCGACACCGGCTGGCCCTACACCGTGAGCGGAAGCGACCCGGAGCACTTCGTCGTCCGGCCGTCCACCCGTGCGCATGACGTGACCTTCACGCTGCGGCTGAAGTGGGCGTGGAACGGGGAACGGGGCGAGCTTCGTATCGACGACCAGGGCAAGCCCTTCCGGACGACGGCGGACGGGCGTGCGACCTGGCTGTGTCCGGACGCCAGCTCCACCCGACTCGTGCCGCTGAAGGATGGGAAGACATGCGCCTCCTGA
- a CDS encoding right-handed parallel beta-helix repeat-containing protein: MNRLQLPSALRLPPALRILRGAAVLSLATGLLAASAAAAPAADGDDKPQVNAADAENETALVAAEDHRLDQVRAVAAVAPLKGGEWKAPYRLDTGDGYTLVLTKRSNAYTVSDLLELAPQTFVRKPDGSYLLTENIYLNAGAKLKLSNPGGLTLRMASSNRGFVSIVSFGGRLTLEGTPQAPLKITSWNDKKNKPDKDVRDGRAYVRAIGGQFSMNYAKVSDLGFWSGRTGGLSLTGTDRPDTGNVDDTAVAPGTKGGSGGVVAQPSGSLATPDTRFSVPSLSYVSAEIGHSTLTGNAFGLFLSGANGVSISDSTVQKSLEHGLVLHRFVTNAVVERTVSRNNGGDGFVLARATEQVRVSGSTAEGNGGNGFTLSGRPLASGPSASGESISSYGSNSVSDSTARENGHYGIEIFGGKDVGVQNNRVEGGDMGIVARKDATKVAITGNRLVGQSRQGISVRDGVTAATITGNIVEGTETGIYIRDSVGEVRGNTIQDGTNHGITLVGGVSESVITYNVISGVGPSAVDTTRAHGDIAVKQNQTFAWHDTSSFWIKFRHYASPMTLLWTFILLLILFSAVLGRRRRAQRGGGQRTGRHPYEDKLPVTDSASVVEVTPTRSSGHDWFSHSRDDRNDKNGRRDRDDRDHRDDRDGRDDQDTAALRALTSQSVRPPR, encoded by the coding sequence GTGAACCGTCTTCAACTGCCCTCCGCCCTGCGCCTTCCCCCCGCCCTGCGCATACTTCGGGGCGCGGCCGTGCTGTCGCTCGCCACCGGTCTCCTCGCCGCCTCCGCCGCGGCTGCCCCGGCCGCCGACGGCGACGACAAGCCACAGGTCAACGCCGCCGACGCGGAGAACGAGACCGCGCTCGTGGCCGCCGAGGACCACCGTCTGGACCAGGTCCGAGCCGTCGCCGCCGTCGCCCCTCTGAAGGGGGGTGAGTGGAAGGCGCCGTACCGGCTGGACACCGGCGACGGATACACGCTGGTCCTCACCAAGCGCAGCAACGCCTACACCGTCTCGGACCTGCTCGAACTGGCCCCGCAGACGTTCGTACGCAAGCCGGACGGCTCCTACCTGCTGACCGAGAACATCTATCTCAACGCCGGCGCCAAGCTGAAGCTGTCCAACCCCGGTGGACTGACCCTGAGGATGGCCAGCAGCAACCGGGGCTTCGTCAGCATCGTCTCGTTCGGCGGCCGGCTCACGCTGGAGGGCACCCCGCAGGCGCCCCTGAAGATCACCAGCTGGAACGACAAGAAGAACAAGCCGGACAAGGACGTGCGGGACGGCAGGGCCTATGTCCGTGCCATCGGCGGCCAGTTCTCCATGAACTACGCCAAGGTCAGCGACCTCGGGTTCTGGAGCGGTCGCACGGGTGGTCTGAGCCTCACCGGTACCGACCGTCCCGACACCGGCAACGTCGACGACACCGCGGTCGCACCGGGTACGAAGGGCGGCAGCGGAGGCGTGGTGGCCCAGCCCTCCGGCTCACTGGCCACGCCGGACACCCGGTTCTCGGTGCCCAGCCTCTCCTACGTCTCCGCGGAGATCGGGCACTCCACCCTGACGGGCAACGCCTTCGGTCTGTTCCTGTCCGGGGCCAACGGCGTCAGCATCAGCGACAGCACCGTGCAGAAGAGCCTGGAACACGGCCTGGTCCTGCACCGGTTCGTCACCAACGCCGTGGTCGAGCGGACCGTCTCCCGGAACAACGGCGGCGACGGATTCGTGCTGGCCCGCGCCACCGAGCAGGTCCGGGTCAGCGGCTCCACCGCCGAGGGCAACGGCGGCAACGGGTTCACGCTGAGCGGCCGACCGCTCGCCAGCGGCCCCTCGGCGTCCGGCGAGTCCATCAGCAGCTACGGCTCCAACTCCGTGTCCGACAGCACCGCCCGGGAGAACGGCCACTACGGCATCGAGATCTTCGGCGGCAAGGACGTCGGTGTGCAGAACAACCGGGTCGAGGGCGGTGACATGGGCATCGTGGCCCGCAAGGACGCCACGAAGGTGGCCATCACCGGAAACCGGCTCGTCGGCCAGTCACGGCAGGGCATCTCGGTGCGCGACGGAGTGACCGCCGCGACGATCACCGGCAACATCGTCGAAGGCACCGAGACCGGTATCTACATCCGGGACTCGGTCGGCGAGGTACGCGGCAACACGATCCAGGACGGCACCAACCACGGGATCACCCTCGTCGGGGGCGTCTCGGAGTCGGTCATCACGTACAACGTCATCTCCGGCGTCGGCCCGAGCGCCGTGGACACCACCCGGGCGCACGGTGACATCGCCGTCAAGCAGAACCAGACGTTCGCCTGGCACGACACCAGTTCCTTCTGGATCAAGTTCCGGCACTACGCCAGTCCGATGACGCTGCTGTGGACCTTCATCCTGCTGCTCATCCTGTTCTCCGCCGTCCTCGGCCGACGCCGCCGGGCACAACGCGGCGGTGGACAACGTACGGGCAGGCACCCGTACGAGGACAAGCTGCCGGTGACCGACAGCGCGTCCGTCGTCGAGGTCACCCCCACGCGCAGCTCCGGGCACGACTGGTTCTCCCACTCCAGGGACGACAGGAACGACAAGAACGGCAGAAGGGACAGGGACGACCGGGACCACAGGGACGACCGGGACGGCCGGGACGATCAAGACACCGCCGCGCTGCGCGCCCTGACCTCCCAGTCCGTCCGCCCGCCCCGATGA
- a CDS encoding aldehyde dehydrogenase family protein, whose amino-acid sequence MTQDTYVDVTPSADHATETVTRLRATFQTGRTKPLAWRKQQLRALRTLLTEHQDDFEEALHTDLGKSPTESHMMEIGFLVREIDHTLRHLDRWLRPSRVSVPLSLMPGRAWTVREPLGTVLVIAPWNYPLNLALAPLIGALAAGNCVVLKPSEVAPATSAVLAHWLPRVLDPQAVAVVEGGVPETTALLDQRFDHIFYTGNGTVGRIVMAAAARHLTPVTLELGGKSPAVVEPGADLATAARRIAWGKFVNAGQTCVAPDYVLAIGRAGIEMEAHLRDAVREMYGTEPARNSDYGRVINERHFDRLSGLLNDGRTVVGGDHDRDARYIAPTVLADVDPDSAVMRDEIFGPILPIVRVPDLDAAISFITGRDKPLALYAFTASKRSKRRLIAETSSGGLTFGVPTAQLAVPGLPFGGVGESGMGRYHGSYSLDTFSHTKSVLDKPLRPDTLRVTYPPYTPSKDRILRRIM is encoded by the coding sequence ATGACCCAAGACACTTACGTGGATGTCACCCCCTCGGCGGATCACGCCACGGAAACCGTGACCCGGCTGCGTGCCACCTTCCAGACCGGTCGCACCAAGCCTCTGGCCTGGCGGAAGCAGCAGCTGCGAGCGCTGCGCACCCTGCTGACCGAGCACCAGGACGACTTCGAGGAGGCGCTGCACACCGACCTCGGCAAGAGCCCGACCGAGTCGCACATGATGGAGATCGGCTTCCTCGTCAGGGAGATCGACCACACCCTGCGCCACCTCGACCGATGGCTGCGCCCGAGCAGGGTGTCCGTGCCGCTGTCACTCATGCCGGGCCGCGCCTGGACGGTACGTGAGCCGCTGGGCACGGTGCTGGTCATCGCTCCCTGGAACTACCCGCTGAACCTGGCACTGGCCCCTCTCATCGGTGCACTGGCCGCCGGGAACTGCGTCGTCCTCAAGCCCAGCGAGGTCGCCCCGGCGACCTCGGCCGTGCTCGCCCACTGGCTGCCCCGGGTTCTGGACCCGCAGGCCGTCGCCGTCGTCGAGGGAGGCGTGCCGGAGACGACCGCCCTGCTGGACCAGCGGTTCGACCACATCTTCTACACCGGCAACGGCACGGTCGGGCGCATCGTCATGGCCGCCGCGGCCCGTCATCTCACCCCGGTCACCCTGGAGTTGGGCGGCAAGAGCCCCGCCGTCGTCGAACCCGGCGCCGACCTCGCGACGGCCGCGCGCCGCATCGCCTGGGGCAAGTTCGTGAACGCGGGCCAGACCTGTGTCGCTCCCGACTACGTGCTCGCCATAGGCCGGGCGGGCATCGAGATGGAGGCGCACCTGCGTGATGCGGTCCGCGAGATGTACGGCACCGAACCGGCCCGCAACAGTGACTACGGCCGCGTCATCAACGAGCGTCACTTCGACCGGCTGAGCGGCCTGCTGAACGACGGCCGGACCGTCGTCGGCGGCGACCACGACCGCGACGCCCGCTACATCGCCCCCACCGTCCTGGCTGACGTCGACCCCGACTCGGCCGTGATGCGCGACGAGATCTTCGGTCCCATCCTGCCCATCGTCCGGGTCCCCGACCTGGACGCGGCGATCTCCTTCATCACCGGGCGCGACAAGCCGCTGGCCCTCTACGCCTTCACCGCGTCCAAGCGCTCCAAGCGACGACTGATCGCCGAGACCTCCTCCGGCGGATTGACCTTCGGAGTCCCGACCGCGCAGCTCGCCGTGCCCGGCCTGCCCTTCGGCGGCGTCGGCGAGAGCGGTATGGGCCGCTACCACGGCTCGTACTCCCTGGACACCTTCAGCCACACCAAGTCCGTCCTGGACAAGCCGCTCCGGCCCGACACGCTGCGCGTGACCTACCCGCCCTACACCCCCTCCAAGGACCGCATACTGCGACGGATCATGTGA
- a CDS encoding right-handed parallel beta-helix repeat-containing protein has protein sequence MSESESESDDTPTVSSSSPPAPASPPAPASPPPPALPPAPATPPQPATPANSPARQPTFWLAAGAFLVALAALVVAVANSGDSGPEVTAGATTAGPRVPEASAAEDEPSAEPTPTEEVEPTPTARASSGSVPSSAVDCPKASVEVNDTASLEQALTQARPGDSISLANGVYLGNFTAEASGTAEKPIFLCGGSGAVMDGGDTDDGYAFHLDRVSHWRLVGFTVRNAQKGVMADGTVGSVIQGLTVEQIGDEAIHLRNFSSDNMVRDNTIRTTGLRREKYGEGIYIGTAESNWCTVSDCKTDASDRNVLLGNDISDTTAESIDIKEGTSDGKVIDNTFDGSKLSGSHNNDSWVDVKGNGWLLQGNTGSNSTEDGFQTHKIVNGWGTRNIFRDNTANVDGPGYGFRLTSDGNTVTCDNKVTKAAEGLANVDCTS, from the coding sequence ATGTCCGAATCCGAGTCCGAGTCCGATGACACGCCGACCGTGTCCTCCTCCTCGCCTCCCGCACCTGCCTCGCCCCCCGCACCTGCCTCGCCTCCGCCCCCTGCCCTGCCTCCCGCACCTGCGACGCCTCCGCAACCCGCCACGCCCGCGAACAGCCCCGCACGGCAGCCCACGTTCTGGCTGGCGGCGGGCGCGTTCCTCGTCGCCCTGGCGGCGCTCGTCGTGGCGGTGGCGAACAGCGGCGACTCGGGCCCGGAGGTGACGGCCGGCGCCACCACGGCCGGGCCCAGGGTGCCCGAGGCGTCAGCGGCCGAGGACGAACCGTCGGCCGAGCCGACCCCGACGGAGGAAGTCGAGCCGACACCGACCGCCCGCGCGTCCAGCGGTTCGGTGCCGTCCTCCGCCGTCGACTGCCCGAAGGCCTCCGTCGAGGTGAACGACACCGCCTCGCTGGAGCAGGCCCTCACGCAGGCGCGGCCCGGGGACAGCATCTCGCTGGCCAACGGCGTCTACCTCGGCAACTTCACCGCCGAGGCCTCCGGTACCGCCGAGAAGCCGATCTTCCTGTGCGGCGGTTCCGGCGCCGTCATGGACGGCGGCGACACCGACGACGGCTACGCCTTCCACCTGGACCGCGTCAGCCACTGGCGGCTGGTGGGCTTCACCGTCCGCAACGCCCAGAAGGGCGTGATGGCGGACGGCACGGTGGGCAGCGTCATCCAGGGCCTCACCGTCGAACAGATCGGCGACGAGGCCATCCACCTGCGCAACTTCAGCTCGGACAACATGGTCCGGGACAACACCATCCGCACCACCGGGCTGCGCCGCGAGAAGTACGGCGAGGGCATCTACATCGGCACGGCCGAGTCCAACTGGTGCACCGTGAGCGACTGCAAGACGGACGCCAGCGACCGCAACGTGCTGCTCGGCAACGACATCAGCGACACCACCGCGGAGTCCATCGACATCAAGGAGGGCACCAGCGACGGCAAGGTCATCGACAACACCTTCGACGGATCGAAGCTGAGCGGCTCCCACAACAACGACTCCTGGGTCGACGTGAAGGGCAACGGCTGGCTGCTCCAGGGCAACACCGGCAGCAACTCCACGGAGGACGGCTTCCAGACCCACAAGATCGTCAACGGCTGGGGCACCCGGAACATCTTCCGGGACAACACCGCGAACGTGGACGGCCCCGGCTACGGCTTCCGTCTCACGTCGGACGGCAACACGGTCACCTGCGACAACAAGGTGACCAAGGCGGCCGAGGGTCTCGCCAACGTCGACTGCACCTCCTGA
- a CDS encoding maleylpyruvate isomerase family mycothiol-dependent enzyme → MKPDRAEAFRLERAEWLRFCGELDEKEWSAASAAAGWSVQDVVAHVGATCRSFFTPSVVTMMRMRDLERTNDLFVDRRRGRPVSQTLAEYERWSRMIGVAARLPLDRMRLPMAELGWYPGGMMIAGAMTFDHHTHLRHDIAPALGRPVPGTDANRMAVVLEWMFAVVRNQLKSARPEWFDRPVTIELEGPGGDIWTVGPGAAAKAGPSDKPAATITGLAVDFPEWSTHRADWRHRDLRISGDADYAARFLDFVRVV, encoded by the coding sequence ATGAAACCTGACCGTGCGGAAGCCTTCCGCCTGGAGCGCGCCGAGTGGCTGCGCTTCTGCGGGGAATTGGACGAGAAGGAATGGAGCGCGGCGAGCGCTGCGGCCGGATGGAGCGTGCAGGACGTGGTGGCGCACGTCGGCGCCACGTGCCGCTCCTTCTTCACGCCCTCCGTAGTGACCATGATGCGCATGAGGGACCTTGAGCGGACCAACGACCTGTTTGTCGACCGGCGCCGCGGCCGGCCGGTTTCACAGACACTCGCCGAGTACGAACGGTGGAGCCGGATGATCGGCGTGGCCGCCCGGCTGCCCCTCGACCGGATGCGTCTGCCGATGGCCGAGCTCGGCTGGTACCCGGGCGGGATGATGATCGCCGGCGCCATGACGTTCGACCACCACACCCACCTGCGCCATGACATCGCTCCCGCGCTGGGGCGTCCGGTTCCCGGCACCGACGCGAACCGGATGGCCGTGGTGCTGGAGTGGATGTTCGCCGTCGTACGGAACCAGCTGAAGTCGGCGCGGCCGGAGTGGTTCGACCGTCCCGTCACCATCGAGCTGGAAGGTCCCGGTGGGGACATCTGGACCGTGGGCCCGGGCGCCGCGGCGAAGGCCGGACCGTCGGACAAGCCGGCCGCCACGATCACCGGACTGGCCGTCGATTTCCCGGAATGGTCCACCCACCGCGCCGACTGGCGCCATCGGGACCTGCGGATCTCCGGCGACGCCGACTACGCCGCCCGGTTCCTGGACTTCGTGCGGGTGGTGTGA